In Leptolyngbya sp. SIO1E4, one DNA window encodes the following:
- a CDS encoding VOC family protein: protein MHHASIRTADIHRAIAFYTLIGFAMEEQFTAGITLACWMTGLGGRIELLQVPEPQSTPDCFHDEHYTGYYHLSFDLTATADNLPNWLSALEQRFSEARQQSPDTVAPLQVLLPPKQQMIGSRVYEVTFIADADGLPLEFLRMMSHEQ, encoded by the coding sequence ATGCACCATGCCTCTATCCGTACTGCCGATATTCATCGGGCGATCGCCTTTTATACCTTGATCGGGTTTGCGATGGAAGAGCAGTTTACCGCAGGCATTACGTTAGCCTGTTGGATGACAGGACTGGGGGGGCGGATTGAGCTGCTGCAGGTGCCGGAGCCGCAGTCTACGCCTGATTGCTTTCATGATGAGCACTATACGGGCTACTACCATTTGTCTTTTGACCTGACTGCAACCGCTGATAATTTACCCAACTGGCTGAGCGCTCTGGAACAGCGATTTTCAGAAGCCCGTCAGCAATCTCCAGACACCGTCGCGCCTTTGCAGGTTTTGCTGCCCCCCAAACAACAAATGATTGGCAGCCGGGTCTATGAAGTGACCTTTATCGCCGATGCAGATGGTCTGCCCTTGGAATTTTTGCGGATGATGAGCCATGAGCAGTAA